From one Rhineura floridana isolate rRhiFlo1 chromosome 4, rRhiFlo1.hap2, whole genome shotgun sequence genomic stretch:
- the LOC133383578 gene encoding cytochrome c oxidase assembly factor 6 homolog isoform X1, whose product MTTSYILFIVTEMSAPSMKERKACWGARDEYWKCLDEKMEDTPKCEKLRYCFENLCPQQWVKYFDRRRDYLKYKAKLEAGEFQPSETTEKS is encoded by the exons ATGACAacttcttatattttgtttattgtgACAGAAATGTCAGCTCCATCAATGAAGGAAAGGAAGGCTTGCTGGGGAGCCCGGGATGAGTATTGGAAGTGCTTAGATGAAAAAATGGAAGATACACCCAAGTGTGAGAAGCTTAGGTACTGTTTTGAAAATTTGTGTCCACAACAGTGG GTTAAATATTTTGATAGAAGAAGAGATTATTTAAAGTATAAAGCAAAGTTGGAAGCAGGAGAATTTCAGCCTTCAGAGACAACTGAGAAGTCATAG
- the LOC133383578 gene encoding cytochrome c oxidase assembly factor 6 homolog isoform X2, whose amino-acid sequence MSAPSMKERKACWGARDEYWKCLDEKMEDTPKCEKLRYCFENLCPQQWVKYFDRRRDYLKYKAKLEAGEFQPSETTEKS is encoded by the exons ATGTCAGCTCCATCAATGAAGGAAAGGAAGGCTTGCTGGGGAGCCCGGGATGAGTATTGGAAGTGCTTAGATGAAAAAATGGAAGATACACCCAAGTGTGAGAAGCTTAGGTACTGTTTTGAAAATTTGTGTCCACAACAGTGG GTTAAATATTTTGATAGAAGAAGAGATTATTTAAAGTATAAAGCAAAGTTGGAAGCAGGAGAATTTCAGCCTTCAGAGACAACTGAGAAGTCATAG